The sequence TCGTGCCGGTCATTGCTCAGGAGGCCACGACGAACGATGTCCTGATGTTTGCGTGGATGAACCGCGAAGCGCTGACGCAAACGGTCCAGACAGGCCGCGCGGTATATTTTTCCCGTTCGCGCAAGCGTTTGTGGTTCAAGGGCGAAGAATCAGGCCACGTGCAACATGTCCGCGACATTCGTCTGGATTGCGATGAAGACGTGGTGTTGCTGAAGGTTGAGCAAGTCTCAGGCATTGCTTGCCATACCGGGCGGCACTCATGCTTTTTCCAGAAATTTGAAGGTACGGCAGACGACGGTGCCTGGGTCACGGTCGAGCCAGTACTAAAAGATCCCGAATCAATTTATAAATGACCTCATTTTCGCAAGACACGTTATTGCGGCTCGCCGCCGTGATTGACAGCCGCAAGGGTGGCGATCCCGATCGCTCATATGTTTCACGCCTGTTTCATAAGGGCGACGATGCGGTGCTGAAAAAAATTGGCGAAGAAGCGACCGAGGTTGTTCTGGCGGCAAAGGATTTGCGGCAGGACGGCACCCCAGCCGCGCTGGTTGGTGAGGTGGCTGATTTATGGTTTCACTGCCTGGTGATGCTGTCCCATTTTGATTTGAGCCCCGCTGATGTACTGACCGAACTTGAGCGCCGTGAAGGTTTGTCAGGCATTGAAGAAAAGGCGCTACGGAAAAGCCGCGAACGCGAGCAAAACGGCGATTAAGCCTTGGTCGAATCACATAATTCGTTTTTTTGCAGGAGTTTGTTCCATGGACGATCAGTCGCCGCATAGTTTCCCGCCACCGGCTTATCCGCCGCAGATGAATGAGGCTGAGCGTTTGAACCGTTTGCGCACGGTTACGCATGTGCTGTACGGCCTTTATGCGCTGTTTTTTATTACCGGTGGCCTGACCGTGCTGGTGGCGATCATTGTCAATTATGTGAAGCGAGCGGATGTGGTCGGCACGCCCTATGAAGCGCATTTTGAATGGCAGATCCGCACGTTCTGGCGCTGCCTGATCGGAGGGTTGATCGGCGGCGTGCTGGTAATCGTAGGCGTTGGGCTGTTGATTTGGGGTGTGGTGGGGGTCTGGATGCTCTACCGTGTTATCAAAGGCTGGCTGTATCTGTTCGACAACAAGCCAATACTTGCGCCACGCGCGTGGTTTTAATGCGGTTACACATTACCCAGCCGCCACGTCTATCAGGATCATCATGAGTCACGATTCCAATTGTCTTTTCTGCAAAATTGCGGCGGGTAATATTCCTGCCACAAAAATTCATGAAGATGATGAGTTTGTCGCATTCCTCGACATTCATCCGGCAGCGCAAACCCATGTGCTGGTGATTCCCCGCAAGCACATCGAAACGCTGTCCAGTTGCGCTGAAAATGACGCTCCTCTGCTGGGTAGAATGCTGCTCCTCGTTGGACGTCTGGCCGAGAAGCTCGGTGTCGCGTACACGGGGCCTGATACCGGGTTTCGCACCGTTATCAATACCGGGCCTGGCGGCGGGCAAGAGGTGTATCACCTGCACGCGCATATTCTTGCGGGACCGCGTCCATGGCTGCGAATGGGTTAGCCGGCGCGGCGCTTTTACGAGCGTCGCAAACGCACATGTTTTTAGAGATAGAGAGGCGTATTCGCTTCAGATCAATGGCGAGGCAAACGATTGTTCCCGCCATTCATTCATCCCCGCGTTGGGGCTAAGGAGAATTTCCATGGGTTCATTGAGTATCTGGCACTGGCTGATTGTTTTGCTGATCGTGGCGCTGGTGTTCGGCACGAAAAAGCTGCGCAATATTGGCAGCGATCTCGGAGGGGCCGTGAAGGGTTTCAAGGAAGGGATGAAAGAAGCCGACACGCCCGCTGATGCACAACAGCGTGAGCTGTCACAAACCGGCACGGTTGACGTGGACGCGAAAGAAAAAGCGCCGCGTTCAGGTGACTCACGCTAAGCGGCTTTTGCCGCGCACTGACGGAAAATTCATTTCATGCTGGACCTTGGCTTAACCAAAATGGCGCTGATTGGCGTCGTCGCGCTGGTCGTTCTCGGGCCAGAGCGTTTGCCTCGAGTGGCACGAACGGCTGGTGCGCTTTTTGGCCGGGCGCAACGTTATATCAATGACGTCAAGGCGGAAGTCGCGCGTGAGGTCGAAATAGATGAGCTGCGCCGCATGAAGACGGAGTTTGAGTCGGCTGCGAGCAACGTTCAGAACAGCATTCACGATAATTTGCGCAAGCACGAAGCCGAGTTGAACGACGCGTGGAATTCTGCGGCCGGCTCGCCGGGGATTGGCGATCCAGCCGCAGATAGCCTGACCGGTGAGCTGTCCGCATCGGACCGTGAGCTGTGGCGTGACGGTGCGGCCAAGGTGAAACGCAAAAACTGGCGCGTCAAGCAAGCAGCGATGCCGTCCTGGTACAAGCGCACCACGGCGCACCGCACACGGGTGCAGTCAGGCGCGGCGCGTGTCGCACGCCATACCCCTGCCACCATGCGCCGCCCAGCCCGTTTTTTCTGATGCTCAGCCCGCTAATCTTTAACCGAGGGCCGGCGTGAGCGACCCCAAGCCATCCCAGTCGGAAGGTACTGAAGAAACCTTCATTTCCCATCTCGTCGAACTGCGCGACCGGATTATCCGGGCAGGACTGTCCGTGATTGTGGTTTTTATCAGCCTGGTTTATTGGGCTCCGGATATCTTCCGCTTGCTGACACGGCCGCTGATGCTGAACCTGCCGAAGGACGGCAAGATGATCGTCACCGATGTCACCGGCTCTTTTTTCGTGCCGATGAAAGTGACCATGCTCGTCGCCTTCGTTATTGCGCTGCCCATCGTGCTTTATCAAGTTTGGGCGTTTATCGCGCCGGGGCTTTATCAACATGAGAAGCGGCTGGTCGGGCCGCTGGTTGGCAGCAGCTATGCGCTGTTTCTGTGCGGCATGGCCTTCGCCTATTTCATTGTGTTTCCCACGATATTTCGGGTGATGGCGCACTACAACGCTCCGCTGGGTGCGGAGATGACCACCGATATCGACAATTACCTCAGCTTTGTCATGACGATGTTCCTCGCATTTGGGGTGACGTTTGAGGTGCCGATTATTGTGGTGCTGCTTGTGCGCACGGGGCTGCTTACCGTGAAAAAGCTCAAAGAAATTCGACCGTATGTGATCGTTGGCGCATTCGTGATTGCTGCGGTGGTAACGCCACCGGATGTGTTTTCACAGCTGATTCTGGCTATTCCACTAATTATTTTGTATGAAGCCGGGATCATTGCGGCGCGTCTGATTGTCGGCAAGCAGCAGGAACCTGAGGTGGAGCCGGAAGACAAGAAAGGCAGTGGTGCCGCAGGTTAATTCTCTGGATGCAGCCTGCTGGCGAGTAAGCGTAAAAAGCTAAAAGGTAAAAAAGATAAAGGGCAACTCAATCGAGTTGCCCTTTATCTTTTTGCGTGACCACCGTGACTGCGCCCGGTGTTTGACATGGTTTCTGTACAGCGGAGCGGTTGGCTCAGTTGTTATCCTCGTCGAGGTTGCCGTCATCGCTATCTGGACGCTTGGGCGGTGGCGGGCGTTTGCCGATTATCACGGTCAGGTCCAGTTGCCTGTTTTTGCGCACCACGTGAATTTGCGCGCCGGTTCCGGGCTTGATTTGTGCAATCAGGTTCAGGAGCCGGGTGGTATCGGTGATTTCCTGGCCGTTCACGCCAACCAGAATATCGCCCGGCTTGATGCCTGCACGGTCGGCTGGACCACCCTTGAGCACGCCCGCGACGATCGCTCCAGTTTTTTGCGTTAGCCCGAATGACTCTGCAATTTCCGGGGTGACGTCTTGCGGCTCGACGCCAATCCAGCCGCGCGTCACTGAGCCAGTGGTAATGATGCTTTCCAGCACGCTGCGCGCGGTTGATACCGGGATTGCAAAGCCAATGCCCAGTGAGCCGCCTGAGCGCGAATAGATCGCCGTGTTAATGCCAATCAGGTTGCCTTCGACGTCAACCAGTGCGCCGCCAGAGTTGCCTGGATTGATCGCGGCATCGGTCTGAATGAAGTTTTCGAAGGTATTGATGCCAAGGTGATTGCGGCCGAGTGCGCTGACGATGCCCATGGTGACCGTCTGGCCTACGCCAAAAGGATTGCCAATTGCTAGCACGACATCGCCAACCCGGGTCTGCTCCATGCGCCCAAGCGTGATGGT is a genomic window of Paraburkholderia bonniea containing:
- a CDS encoding DUF4870 family protein, whose protein sequence is MDDQSPHSFPPPAYPPQMNEAERLNRLRTVTHVLYGLYALFFITGGLTVLVAIIVNYVKRADVVGTPYEAHFEWQIRTFWRCLIGGLIGGVLVIVGVGLLIWGVVGVWMLYRVIKGWLYLFDNKPILAPRAWF
- the hisI gene encoding phosphoribosyl-AMP cyclohydrolase — protein: MVRWDVNGLVPVIAQEATTNDVLMFAWMNREALTQTVQTGRAVYFSRSRKRLWFKGEESGHVQHVRDIRLDCDEDVVLLKVEQVSGIACHTGRHSCFFQKFEGTADDGAWVTVEPVLKDPESIYK
- the tatB gene encoding Sec-independent protein translocase protein TatB; translated protein: MLDLGLTKMALIGVVALVVLGPERLPRVARTAGALFGRAQRYINDVKAEVAREVEIDELRRMKTEFESAASNVQNSIHDNLRKHEAELNDAWNSAAGSPGIGDPAADSLTGELSASDRELWRDGAAKVKRKNWRVKQAAMPSWYKRTTAHRTRVQSGAARVARHTPATMRRPARFF
- the tatC gene encoding twin-arginine translocase subunit TatC, coding for MSDPKPSQSEGTEETFISHLVELRDRIIRAGLSVIVVFISLVYWAPDIFRLLTRPLMLNLPKDGKMIVTDVTGSFFVPMKVTMLVAFVIALPIVLYQVWAFIAPGLYQHEKRLVGPLVGSSYALFLCGMAFAYFIVFPTIFRVMAHYNAPLGAEMTTDIDNYLSFVMTMFLAFGVTFEVPIIVVLLVRTGLLTVKKLKEIRPYVIVGAFVIAAVVTPPDVFSQLILAIPLIILYEAGIIAARLIVGKQQEPEVEPEDKKGSGAAG
- a CDS encoding Do family serine endopeptidase produces the protein MLRRFWLFFAQAVTVLLALMFIIATLKPQWLQRQGQFGKQLAEPIVALREVAPRIGGGPPQNSYADAAQKAMPAVVNVFSSKDGSLPPDPRTNDPLFRYFFGDKNTGRRQDQPAANLGSGVIVSSEGYILTNQHVVDGADQIEIALADGRTSNAKVIGVDPETDLAVLKVNMTDLPTITLGRMEQTRVGDVVLAIGNPFGVGQTVTMGIVSALGRNHLGINTFENFIQTDAAINPGNSGGALVDVEGNLIGINTAIYSRSGGSLGIGFAIPVSTARSVLESIITTGSVTRGWIGVEPQDVTPEIAESFGLTQKTGAIVAGVLKGGPADRAGIKPGDILVGVNGQEITDTTRLLNLIAQIKPGTGAQIHVVRKNRQLDLTVIIGKRPPPPKRPDSDDGNLDEDNN
- a CDS encoding histidine triad nucleotide-binding protein, yielding MSHDSNCLFCKIAAGNIPATKIHEDDEFVAFLDIHPAAQTHVLVIPRKHIETLSSCAENDAPLLGRMLLLVGRLAEKLGVAYTGPDTGFRTVINTGPGGGQEVYHLHAHILAGPRPWLRMG
- the tatA gene encoding Sec-independent protein translocase subunit TatA; the encoded protein is MGSLSIWHWLIVLLIVALVFGTKKLRNIGSDLGGAVKGFKEGMKEADTPADAQQRELSQTGTVDVDAKEKAPRSGDSR
- a CDS encoding phosphoribosyl-ATP diphosphatase, which translates into the protein MTSFSQDTLLRLAAVIDSRKGGDPDRSYVSRLFHKGDDAVLKKIGEEATEVVLAAKDLRQDGTPAALVGEVADLWFHCLVMLSHFDLSPADVLTELERREGLSGIEEKALRKSREREQNGD